The genomic interval attaacaattaaaatgaaaatgagtTGGCAAAACATTTAAAGCAAGTGCAGATAAATTTCAAAAGATTTGAAATCCAATTTAACACTTAAGTTACATTCCTTGCAGTGTTTAGTAATAGCACTAACAGTGAATTTGCAGTACAACTCTAGAAATGTAAGAATGTAAAAAACCCTCAGAAAATGTTCTGAATTTGTAGTGTAACTacatacaagtcactgaaaattaatatagtattagcaagcaattaggaagacaaatgatacgttggcctttaatgcaagaggatttgagtacaagagtaaaagtATCTTACCGAAATTATAGTGGTTAGATCATATCTTGAATACACGTGCAGATCTGGCCTCCCTggaaggatatgcttgcaatATAATGAGAGTAACGAACGTTCACCAACTTGATTCCTGGGGGAAAAAGGATTATCCCATGAGGAGAGATCAAGTAGACTGACCATTACTCCTTCTTCTGTTcttctcctgttttttttaaatgataacaCGGAGGGAGGCCTTTCAACTCTTCCTACTGGCTCTCAAAACAATGCCATCAACACTACTCCATGCTTATTTCCCTGTTACCATTTTTCTCACATTTGCCCAttatccccctcctcccccttcaccCACAAGCTTCTTGCTAGAACTGTGTAAAACAATAATTAATTCTCTATAGTGCTGCATGCAATTCAGGTCACAAAATAGGAACAATGTGCTACGACCAAAGAGATTGGAGAGGTGACTgattaggatgttgcctgggtccTGGGATGTTAGTTATGGGACGAGATTAGGtcagctggggctgttttctttgctACAAAGGAGTCTGAGGGAAGATTTAAGAAAAATATGTATAGAAATTTGAGAGGTCTGGATAGTTTGGATAGGATGGAGCCATTTACATCACAGGAGATTTCAATAACTAGGAAATATAAATTTCAGGTAACTGGAAGAAGAAGTAGATGGGAAACATGGAATTTTTTATACTTAATGAGTGATGGGGGTGGTCAGGAACTTAAcgtctgaaaggatggtggaagcagaaatcctcatcacgtTTAAAAGATAGCTAGAGGAGCACTTGAAGTGCTATGTAACTACTGGTGTACAGACAGGTAGTTAGTAAGTGAAATTAGACGAAAAACAGCTTTTAATGGCAGTTATGagggtgatgggccaaatgacaccCTTCTGTATCACAAATTCCTATAATTCCATATCGCATCGAACTCAGTCCATTGCTGAAAATTAGATTTGATTCCGTTTTCAACTGTGCATTGACGTTAATATGAATATACAACAGACTTTATCAACCCCCTGGACAACATTGAACCAGCCAGTGGTCGCGCCCCGGCCGACCCTTCCCTCCTGAGAGAGGATGCGAAATGCGCATGCTCACTCCTCCAAACATGGCTGCCCCCGTGGACCTGGAGCTGAAGAAGGTACAGGGAGGCCGCGGATCTTTGTAACTTCGTGCGCGGTTGCTCCTTTCATCGTCAATATTAAGCATATGAGATTGAGAAGCACGTGTCAGCGaggcactttttttaaaaaataaggcgTTTCGACTTTGGAAAGCATTCGAAGCTTGTTGTTGGGTCGGGCCTGGTAATAGTGAGGCCTCACGTTGTCGAACTGAGATACCGGCCGGGGTCCGGTGATCACGGACGGGCACCCTgactccatccccatccccatcccggGGTCCGGTGATCACGGACGGGCACCCTgactccatccccatccccatcccggGGTCCGGTGATCACGGACGGGCACCCTgactccatccccatccccatcccggGGTCCGGTGATCACGGACGGGCACCCTgactccatccccatccccatcctggGGTCCGGTGATCACGGACGGGCACCCTGACTCCGTCCCTGTCCCGGGGTCCGGTGACCACAGACGCGCACTCTGACCCTGACCCCGTCCCAGGGTCTGGTGACCACGGGTGGGCACCCTGACTCCATCCCTGTCCCGGGGTCCAGTGACCACAGACGGGCACCCTGACCCTATCCCCGTCCCAGGGTCTGGTGACCACAGGCAGGCACCCTGGTTCTATCCCTGTCCTGGGGTCTGATGACCACAGACGGGGACCTTGACTCTGTCCCTGTCGTGGGGTTCAGTGACCATGGATGGGCAACCTGACCCACTCCCCGTCCCGGGGTCCGGTGACCATGGATGGGCACCTTAACCCCGTCCCTGTCCTGGGGTCTGGTGACCACGGACGGGCACAACGCCATCCCTGTCATGGGGTACGGTGACCATGGACAGACACCTGAACTTCATCCCCGACCCTAGGGTTTGGTGACCACGGGCAGATGAGTTACCTACATCCCCGACCCTAGGGTCTCACCATTCAACCACCTTCTGACAAAGATCTAAATCATTTCTTCAGAGTGGAGGCAGATTGGGTGGTTGGAACAGGAGTGAAGTGGGATGGTGGCGAAactttatgaaaataaaatttatattttgtccTGACCGTAATTGTTGACAGAACAATTTTCTATGAATGCAAATAATACTTTTAAAGTTATCAAAGCTTTCAGTCTCTGAATGTGAAGGGCAGGTTATTATTTTGTCTGCTATTCAAGTTCTTGCTGTGCTAGATGGCGTTTGACCTCAttcttttccagctttttttttgtattcacaTTATTTCATTTAACTTCTCGTATTAAGTAACAACATTAATACTGGTATTTTTCCACTCTGTGTTTAACGTCTGTCTTTAATAATTCATCATATTCTCAACAAATTTAGATCTGGATACATTAGGTAATAATAACAAATACCATGATTTTTTACAAAATATGTCTTCTCAGGATAGAAATGGcatgcatttattgctcatctgttATCTTGAGAAGGTATATCCAGTGAACTACTGCAGACCTGTGGTGGTTATGCATTCACAATGACTTTAAATGATGAAGGTACTGTGATTATATGTTGAAGTTAGAAGATATGTAACTTGCAGGACAGTTTGGAGAATCTTGTTCCCTTTGCTGCTTTTGCCCTCCTGTGTGGTATTTGTAAGGGAGGGAGTACTGCCAACTGGTGAGTTGCTGCTGTCTGTCCTGCGGATGTATCTTCTGAAGTCAtggtgctggtgatggaggaGATTACTTCCAGAAATTGTGGGATCTATAACAGAACTGTAACTTGTAATGTATTTTAGTTTCAGTTACGTGATTAAAGATGGAATAATCGCGTACAAGGTGTAAAATTTCTGGCCACTGATTGCAGCTGCAATACTTGATCACAGTCGTTGATATTGGGATCTAAATAGTTTCATGCATCAAGGATGCATATTAGCTTGAGTAACATTGCTcaaaaggttgaacaaactttgtTCCTCAAAACCATATTATTTAGTAGAAATATTAAGTTATTTCAAGCCTATCAAGTTAAGCTTCATGTCACCATTGTAAATATAAACTTTTGAAGCTTTTAAGAAAAATCATTTCAATGTGAATTGAAAATCCATCTGTATTGataattctattaatttcaaTTACAATAAAAAATCATTTGAACCTAGGTTATACTAAATTGAATAGTTATTTGACTGTAACAGTTTTATAAGACATTGAAAAATTGGTTCTTTAAATTCTTTAAATATGGGCTGAAATAAGATTTTCCTCTAACTACGAATGTTGCTGGATTAAATTGAGAGGGTTTACCTTGCGTTATAAATACATTCTTCCAGATCaatcttaaaaataatttgtgtTGATTACGAGGTGTATAATTGGAAAACAATTTTGTCGTGGCATAACTTTTGTGGATTTCTGCAGAACTGAAAGATCACAGTACGGATTGACATGGAAGTAGTAAAGATGTTGTTGAGAGAGCCACTGCAATCACACAGAAAAAATATCAGAAATTGGATTCAAGAAAAAAGTATTTCCCAAATAAGATCTTTATAAATTGCTATGCCAATACATAATTAACTTAAAAGCATATTAgtcatattttaaatttttttttacctttctcaGGCTTTTGCTGAATTACAGACCAAAGTGCTCGATACACAACAGAAGGTGAAACTTGCAGATTTGCAGATTGAACAATTAAATAGGACCAAAAAACATGCACATTTAACAGATGGAGAAATAGCTACAATGCCAGAAGAAGCACGCATGTATGAAGGTGTTGGGAGAATGTGAGTAAGATTTTCTTGATTTCCTACTGTGGAATTTGTATATCTCCTAAGCAATTGAATCTTTTAAAGTTTGTTCCCCTTTATAGTTTTTCCTGAAGCTTGAATTATAGCTGCATCAGCAGGAAGGTTCATAGTTTCTCCTTCATGAACTTTGTTTCATGACAAGGAGAGAAATAAGTGGACCATTAATATTTCTTGTACATTTCTTGGTGTCAGATCAGGATTTATGAAGGCTTTGCAGTTCTCCTTGATAGATGCATTTTATGTAAGGCGAACTGAAGGAAATATTTTGTGGTAATTTAATACaagaaagtaaaaatagaaagtacTAGTGCTTGTAGAAGTGATTATGAATTGTTTGGAATGTTGTAAAATCTTAGTTCCTTCAGAAGCCCTTACAGGAAGAAAATTTGCTGTCCTTAATCTGTCTGACCTATGTGTGACTTCAGTGCAATTccaatttgattgatttttaaaCAACCCTTTGAAATGGACAGGAAGTTGCATGGTTCAATCCGATCGTAAGAAAGGAAAATGAATCCCCTCACACTGGCTGAGACCTTTGTATTGAATTAGAGTGGTATAATACCATCACCATGCTAAACTGAATAGATTTAAAAACAGGTCTTGTATCTCAAAACAGAATACTGAACAGAAGATTGAAGCATTGATAGCCATCTCCAGTCAGAGGTGCAGAGTGGTTGATCATTCTCAGCTTACCTGCTCCCAAACTGTAACCTCTGCCCCTACAACAAGAATGGCCAATCTTCAGTCAATTCTATCCACTCCATGTAACATCAAGAAGCAGCTGAGTTCA from Pristis pectinata isolate sPriPec2 chromosome 4, sPriPec2.1.pri, whole genome shotgun sequence carries:
- the pfdn1 gene encoding prefoldin subunit 1, with product MRMLTPPNMAAPVDLELKKAFAELQTKVLDTQQKVKLADLQIEQLNRTKKHAHLTDGEIATMPEEARMYEGVGRMFILQPKAVIHNQLLEKQKIAEEKIKELEQRKSYLERSVKDAEDNIREMLMARRGQ